AGCAAGGATTACTCACTTGTAGGAAAGGATTATTAAGTAATACCTCGCATGCCTTGCGAGGTATTACGTTAAAGGCTGGCGGGAATCGTTTCAGAGTGCTGTTGCTTGCGTTATGCTAGTTTATAAGTCTATTTAGGTTTTGGGCCCGTTCTTTGTAAGTCAACCAGCCCCCAACAGAGCCATTTTAGCCTCCTATCTTTTCTAAAGTAATGATCAAGAGTGGAATCGAATACTCATCCTTACGGCTATCCATTCGCAGACCGGCTCAGTCCGAGCTAATTCGGTACGTACCTGGGAGGAGTCCAGAAATATTTTCTTTTAGACGCCGACAAAGCTGACAAATGTTAATTAATCAACTCCGTTGCTAAAATTGGCGCCTGTTTTCTTTTAGAAGCATGTTTTAAAGAATTAATATTGTTTACATAAAAGCCGTTGTATTCCCCCAACGTTGCTTTTACCGCCACTTATGCGCTCTTTATCCCGAAGCTATCGCCAATGGTTTGGGTTATTGCTTATCTGTCTGTACCCCTTGTACAGTACGGGTCAGATAGACGTGGCCGCTGGTCTAACCTATCCTAAACGCATTCTAACGCCCCGTAACGGTCTTCCACAATCCTTTGTTTCGGGGCTGGTTCAGGATAAACAAGGCTTTGTCTGGGTAGGTACCCGCAATGGTCTGGCCCGCTTCGACGGCAAAGCATTCAAAGTTTTTCAGCACAATCAGCACGACAGCACCACCCTTAGCTCCAATGTAATTGCCTACCTGACGCCTGACGCCCAGAACCGCATCTGGATTCAGTACGAAAGCACGGCACTCGATGTGTTTGATCCGGTTACCGAGCAAGTCATCCACGTGAGTAAGGACCCCCTCTTTCAAAAGTATCCCAAGTACTTTGTTAGCCAGGGTCTACTCATTGACCATGAAAGCAAAATCTGGGGCATTGAGCGCGCAAACGGTCTTTACTGCTATGATTTAAAAGCTCAAAAGCTGACCCATTATACGCAGCAAACCCACGGTTTACCTTCCAATATTGTGCGGGGGGTATTCGAGGATCGTCAGCACCGCATCTGGGTGATTACCATGGCGGGCCTGGCCCGGTTGCAAGGGGGCCGTTTTCAAAGCACTCCTACGCCTTTCCCCTTGGAGTTTGGTACCAGTCGCTCGCTTTCCACCGACATGATTTCCATGCTGGAACGGCCCAATGGGGAATTGATGTTTAGTGATGCCCGCAAGCTCATTTTCTACCATCCCGAGCGCCGTAGCTTCCGACAGGTGTCGTTTCCACACGAGGAGAACCTGTCCATTCGCTGGATTCGCCGGGGACCCGATCAAAAAGAATACTGGGAATTAAACGGAAAAGTATATCAGTACGGCGATGCGCAGGGCATTCGGCAGGTAGCCGAAACATCGCTAACCACGATCAAAGAAGCCTGTAGCTTTTTGGTAGACCGATCGGGTCTGATCTGGCTGGGTACGAATGCCGCAGGTCTGCACCAGATTGATTTGAATGCCCCCTATTTTCGGACGTTTGAAAATACGCATTCCTTTCACGAGGATTTATTTCAAAAGGAGTTTGGCATTTCTTTGGGTCAGACCTTTGGCTGGCCGCCCCAGCACCCCGAATACCAGCTCTCCAGCTACAACGTTCGCTCGGCTTACGATGCCCATCATCGCTTGTGGGTAGGCTTGTGGAAAAATCTGGGGTATTGGGATGCCGCGGCCCGGCGCTTTGTACTGCTGCCCTTACCACCCGACCTGCTTTCACAACAGTATCTCTACCAAGGCATCCGGGGCTTAACCTTCGATGCACAGGGCCAGGTCTGGATTTCTGGTCAGGATGGCTACGTGGCTAGCTTTAATGAAGCCACCCGGCAATGGACGACCCAAAGTCCAGCGTCGGCCTTTGCCCAGGCCGTGCAAAAAAAGAATAGCCGCCCGGTGATCCCCGTGGCTTTACTCGTCGACGAGCAAAGCATCTACCTGACTACGGAGTTTGATGGCCTGGTCATTATTGACCGGAAAACCCATCAAATTCAGACCCTTACCCACGAAAATGCTCCCAAGGTAATCCCTACGAATCAGCTCATTGGCCTGGCAGCCGATCCCACCCGGAAAGACATCTTTTGGATGGGGAGCTACGACGGGCTGATCTGTTTTCATAAATCCACCCGTACCAGCGAAACCTTTTCCCTCGAAGAGGGGCTACCCGATAATGCCATTTACTCCCTATTGCCCGATGCGAAGGGCAGCTTATGGCTAGCCACCAACAAGGGGCTTTGCCAATTCCATCCCCTAACCCATCAGATTCGCCTATTTCAGGCATCCGACGGTCTACCCGGCGAGGAATTCAACCGCTTTCACTACCTGCGCCTGCCTGACGACCGGCTGGCCTTTGGGGGCATTGAAGGCTGGACCCTGTTTAAACCTGCTGGCTCCTTTGTGGACACGTACCAGCCTACGGTGGGCCTCACCCAGGTGCTGATCAATAACAGTCCCATCGACCAAACGCCGTTTAAACAGCCGCTGGAAGCCCTGCAAGCCCTCCAGCTTCCTTACGATCAGAACTCCCTGGTTTTTAATTTTGCCGGCCTGCACTACGCCCAGCCCGAGAAGCTTACCTATCGCTATCAACTCGAAGGCTACGATGAGGGCTGGAACCACATTGGCACGGCCTCCGAGGCGCATTACACCAAATTACCTCCGGGCCACTACACGCTCCGCGTAAACGTCACCAATACCAGCGGGGAGTGGAGCCATCATACCTATTCACTTTCTCTGATCATCCATCCGCCCTTTTATCAATCCTGGTGGGCGTACGCCCTGTATGTACTGCTAGCGGGCTCCTTAGCCTGGCTATTTGTGCAATACCGTATCCGACAGGACCGCTTTGCCCAGGCGATGGTACTCAAAGAAAAGGAAGCCCAGCAGTTGCGCTGGATTGATGAGCTGAAGACGAAGTTTTTCTCCAACATTACCCACGAGTTTCGTACGCCCTTGACGCTGATTCTCACGCCTACCGAACGGCTCAAGCAGGAAATTGAACTTCCCCACCAGCAGCGCTGGCTATCGGCCATTGAACGCAATGCCCACCAATTGCTTGGCCTGATTAATCAGCTCATGGATCTTTCCAAGCTCGAGTCGGGGATGATGAAACTTTCGCTGGCTCGGGGCAGTGTACAAGAAGTGTTAACGCGCCTGATCCAATCGTTTCAGATTGAAGCCGAACAAAAAGGCATCCAGCTTACGTGGAGCTTTCCCTCATCCCTCGGTACGTATTGGTTTGACGTGGATAAGTTTGAACGCATTGCCTATAACTTGCTTTCAAACGCCATCAAATTTTCCCAGAGTGGCGACGAGGTCCAAGTCAGTCTGAGCACTCAGCCTCCGGCCCAATCCACCCGGAGGGAAATCCATACGGGCATCTACCTAACCGTGTCCGATACGGCCTTGGGCATTGCGCCGGAGGTGCTGCCCCACATTTTTGACCGTTTCTACCAGGTCGATGAAAGCCATTTTAGGCAGGGAACGGGCATTGGTCTAGCCTTGGTTAAAGAACTCGTCGAACTTCAGATGGGCTTTATCGAAGTGGCCAGTGAGCAAAACCGCGGAACGTCCTTTGTGATCTTTCTACCCTACGCAAAAGCCGAACCGGCGATCGTCGAAACGTCGGGGGCCTCTGCTCCGGAAACGCCCGAGGAGACCCAAGCGCACGTGTTACTCGTGGAAGACAACGCCGAGCTGGCGGCCTTCATCATTGATAGTCTCCCTAGTGCTTACCGGGTGAGTCTAGCCACCAACGGCGCCGAAGGCTACGAGCAGGCCCTCTTGCTGGGACCCGATTTAATCATTAGTGACATCATGATGCCCGTGATGGATGGATTGGCTATGTGTCAGGCCATTCGAAACGATGAGCAGGTAAGTCACATTCCCATCATCCTACTCACGGCGAAATCCGCTTACGAAAGCCGGATTGATGGGCTTTCGCGCGGCGCTAATGCCTATATCACCAAGCCTTTTCACGTCGAGGAGCTCCACCTGAAGATTCGAAATCTGCTCGCCCAGCAAAAGCTCAGCCAGCAGCACGCCCGTCAGGGCTTAATGCAGCCGGCGCCGGTCCAAAAGACCGTCGAAGATCCCTTTCTGACCCGGTGCTATGCGCTACTCGAAGAACGGCTCGACGATTCTTCGCTGAGCGTGGAAACCTTTGCTAGTCTGGTCAATATGAGCCGGGTCAATTTGCACCGGAAAATCAAGGCCTTGACGGGTCTTTCCGTTAGCGAGGTGATCCGCAACTACCGCCTCAAACGTGCAACGGCCTTCTTAGAACAGGGACTTAACAGCTCCCAGACGGCCTACCAGGTGGGCTTTGAAAATCCTTCCTACTTTATCAAGTGTTTCCGCGACCTCTACCACATGACGCCTTCCGAGTATGTAAAGAAGGTAAATGCACTGTAAGAGCTAGCGGCGGCAAAGGGATTATAATGAGTGACACCTATCCAATCGCCAGGATTACGCCTGTCTAAGACCGTCACTACCCTAGCTACGTAGCTTTGATGGACCCCAACATCCTTAGTATAGAAGCCAGTTTACTCGTAAGACTCCTTGCCTTTGATTTGAACGTGAGCCGGACTGTTTACCCAAACGGCTGCTCGCAAAATTCCTTTCTCAGGCGTATGGTTAGATAGCCGGGCCCGTCTTTCGGTAGATAAAGGGGATAAGAAACGCCACTAACCTCGCGGGCTTTATTAGCTGTGAGCGTACCGGGCGCCTTTACTAGCGATCAGGTCTCTTAATCACTTTAGATACCCCAATAGCGCAGATAAGCGCCTACCATTTTTGTAAGCTCCTGGTCTTGACTTACTACGAAAAGGGAGACCTGCAGCCACATGCCTTGCTTTTAGAAAGCCTTGGCGCAAGCAAAATTGGTTAGCCGCTTTTACAGGCCTGGTATATCTTTTTGCTTTTGAGAACGTGTTTTAAATCACTCAGCAAAACAAAGCAATAGGCCGACCTAGAATTAAAAGGGAACTGATCCCAACACCTTGTATGCACCGTAGATGGCTAACCTTCCCCTTCAAGCATAGACAGACGTATCGATTAGGAGTCGCCCTCCTGTTACTAACGCTTCAATCGTGCCAGTCTAAAAAATACACGTTTGCCTCTTCAGCGGTTGTACCGGCTGCCGAAGGAACGATCAAAGTCGAACCCGAAGACAATGGCAATTATGAAATAGAACTACAGGTGACGAACCTTGCCGAGCCCAGTCGGCTGCAGCCGGCTCGAAAATTATATATCGTTTGGGCGCAGACGGAAAAAGAAGGAAATCGAAACATTGGGCAATTAAAAATGTCCACGGGATTTCTTTCCTCCACGCTTAAGAGTTCCCTGCACAGCCTCAGCCCCTTTAAACCCGTAGGCTTTTTAATTTCTGCGGAAGACAACCTCAGCGTGGCTCAACCCCGCGGGCCAATCGTCCTACAAACGGCTACCGAGCCCTAAAATCAACCAGGCCTTCATTTTCTCAACATTAGAAATCACTACTCGTTCGCTTTATTTGGTGGTACGCTCCTGCCAGCAGTTGATTGGCTCATCTAAGCGCATACGGTTTGGGGTCATGGCGAACAAAGCCAGGAGGCTTTTCCGCTCATGGAACTACCGCTGACTACTTGGCTGGACTAGGTGATCATGACTGGCAGATGATAAGCCCGGTCTAGTAG
This is a stretch of genomic DNA from Siphonobacter curvatus. It encodes these proteins:
- a CDS encoding hybrid sensor histidine kinase/response regulator transcription factor translates to MRSLSRSYRQWFGLLLICLYPLYSTGQIDVAAGLTYPKRILTPRNGLPQSFVSGLVQDKQGFVWVGTRNGLARFDGKAFKVFQHNQHDSTTLSSNVIAYLTPDAQNRIWIQYESTALDVFDPVTEQVIHVSKDPLFQKYPKYFVSQGLLIDHESKIWGIERANGLYCYDLKAQKLTHYTQQTHGLPSNIVRGVFEDRQHRIWVITMAGLARLQGGRFQSTPTPFPLEFGTSRSLSTDMISMLERPNGELMFSDARKLIFYHPERRSFRQVSFPHEENLSIRWIRRGPDQKEYWELNGKVYQYGDAQGIRQVAETSLTTIKEACSFLVDRSGLIWLGTNAAGLHQIDLNAPYFRTFENTHSFHEDLFQKEFGISLGQTFGWPPQHPEYQLSSYNVRSAYDAHHRLWVGLWKNLGYWDAAARRFVLLPLPPDLLSQQYLYQGIRGLTFDAQGQVWISGQDGYVASFNEATRQWTTQSPASAFAQAVQKKNSRPVIPVALLVDEQSIYLTTEFDGLVIIDRKTHQIQTLTHENAPKVIPTNQLIGLAADPTRKDIFWMGSYDGLICFHKSTRTSETFSLEEGLPDNAIYSLLPDAKGSLWLATNKGLCQFHPLTHQIRLFQASDGLPGEEFNRFHYLRLPDDRLAFGGIEGWTLFKPAGSFVDTYQPTVGLTQVLINNSPIDQTPFKQPLEALQALQLPYDQNSLVFNFAGLHYAQPEKLTYRYQLEGYDEGWNHIGTASEAHYTKLPPGHYTLRVNVTNTSGEWSHHTYSLSLIIHPPFYQSWWAYALYVLLAGSLAWLFVQYRIRQDRFAQAMVLKEKEAQQLRWIDELKTKFFSNITHEFRTPLTLILTPTERLKQEIELPHQQRWLSAIERNAHQLLGLINQLMDLSKLESGMMKLSLARGSVQEVLTRLIQSFQIEAEQKGIQLTWSFPSSLGTYWFDVDKFERIAYNLLSNAIKFSQSGDEVQVSLSTQPPAQSTRREIHTGIYLTVSDTALGIAPEVLPHIFDRFYQVDESHFRQGTGIGLALVKELVELQMGFIEVASEQNRGTSFVIFLPYAKAEPAIVETSGASAPETPEETQAHVLLVEDNAELAAFIIDSLPSAYRVSLATNGAEGYEQALLLGPDLIISDIMMPVMDGLAMCQAIRNDEQVSHIPIILLTAKSAYESRIDGLSRGANAYITKPFHVEELHLKIRNLLAQQKLSQQHARQGLMQPAPVQKTVEDPFLTRCYALLEERLDDSSLSVETFASLVNMSRVNLHRKIKALTGLSVSEVIRNYRLKRATAFLEQGLNSSQTAYQVGFENPSYFIKCFRDLYHMTPSEYVKKVNAL